The Methanosphaera sp. BMS genome contains a region encoding:
- a CDS encoding Ig-like domain-containing protein — MEENNIIEKSSDTQINVEKDTQIITTNKEVKNSPKTIVLNSGNFKEYVTDNKFNDNVSNGDTIDIDGKLDSYKFNLTIDKAVNLISSKNNSYINLYSSSNPGEHNGALKIIKEGSGTNITGLYFYNTHIRLENTTNVQIDNITFINENQSIGYGVGAVSVRDGSENITITNSYFKTSFNGGHSNVVFAVAYNCLFENNTIEGYGNSIGNLLYLTTYNVDETITPYTNINITIRNNNIRTINTSKDTAICVGMVLEGRGHVIENNIINRTGTAVMSQYSDPDYGTVTEVDEITFINNTIYGGTSSLGFPGIVANNSFDSLVGLSKVECSNNIFTNVRIDHDVNFHDNIANILQIVGNNSTIDNNTVFTDKEYAITITGENNTISNNSIGSLNGKGVNAINNSTIYTNINNDKPAIFVLTSENKDTYLDQVLNPRGMLIGYSFKDNLFNENDMIIFNVTLSDIKNNKISDINNYYDNLTLTLLNSSNLAFNVTSLRVINCIYVGNTKNIETYNSIVNGGNVTYYENSYITHENIGIKPNQLILAGKNIQTLINEQITEETEVIMISHNQILNVTIPVNITGIYKRLESLGVSTFARNVSFNEGSEYTNVTNCSFVDNGRIHPSVNINTNDITFKDCLFNATVKINASNINIINCTFYQELTINDTSSINIINCTFNTQNTPITIYNSARITIENNTINTTSPNTIIFDEDSDKTTNSVKNNQLITTSYLGNDNVIAPTKVKVEDNIPLYPIEIQVEYPEKMFKDELVTINVSVNNLINDTPVNSGFIEAYFDGIYLTNNTLTSGMTSFSFSYTENNETIPLRIWYYDANNKYEENNTKLNINFVKTNVTIEVEDFTAKLNEYATITATFKDERNNPLQEGNATFTISNLKYKTEIINGIATITEKVTEEWLDKNTFTITVTETDYNLQTQTKFPLNTQKGDVIINKTALTNNETITLNLSIKNVLDENINEGTITITDENNNPLNQTNVENGIVSIKFQLPENSNRNININYDNAEYYSTTTKELYIPQQTQLTITATEKVLVNKTTPITITLTDENNQPIANQEITVTINDENQTVNTNENGEYNYIFSSNQTGDTTITAKYDETEQYFESEDSITIKVIEIKLIIDPINSQAEETINITARILANDETYTSINSGKVTFKVNGKTLKDTNGKVIYAKVVGGVATIENYIVPADWTKNGTTIEAIYTGSTQYDKLTSEKTEITVTPKELTLTTENVTTTSGNTTTLTATFNDNTINTGKVIFKVNGKTLKDTNGKVIYAKVVNGQVTVNYTIPESMKVGNYTITAVYTSPNSEKVTSEATMTVVKA; from the coding sequence ATGGAAGAAAACAACATTATTGAAAAATCAAGCGATACACAAATAAATGTTGAAAAAGATACACAAATAATAACAACTAATAAAGAAGTCAAAAATTCCCCAAAAACTATAGTTCTAAACAGTGGTAATTTTAAAGAATATGTAACTGACAATAAATTTAATGATAATGTATCTAATGGAGATACTATTGATATTGATGGTAAACTAGATAGTTATAAGTTCAATTTAACTATTGATAAAGCTGTGAACTTAATTTCTTCAAAAAATAATTCATATATTAATTTATATTCATCTTCCAATCCTGGAGAACATAATGGTGCTTTGAAAATTATTAAAGAAGGTTCAGGAACTAACATTACAGGATTATATTTTTATAATACACATATTAGACTTGAAAATACTACTAATGTACAAATAGATAATATTACATTTATTAATGAAAATCAAAGTATCGGTTATGGAGTTGGTGCTGTTTCTGTCCGCGATGGATCAGAAAATATCACTATAACTAATAGTTATTTTAAAACTTCATTTAATGGTGGTCATAGTAATGTAGTGTTTGCGGTTGCATATAATTGTCTCTTCGAAAATAACACTATTGAAGGATATGGTAATTCTATTGGAAATTTATTATACTTAACAACATATAATGTTGATGAAACTATTACTCCATATACTAACATTAATATCACAATTCGAAATAATAATATAAGAACTATCAATACATCTAAAGATACAGCTATATGTGTAGGGATGGTATTAGAAGGTAGAGGACACGTTATTGAAAACAACATTATTAATCGTACAGGTACAGCAGTAATGTCACAATACAGTGATCCTGATTACGGAACAGTTACTGAAGTTGATGAAATAACATTTATTAATAATACCATTTATGGAGGTACATCTAGCCTAGGATTCCCTGGTATTGTAGCAAACAATTCTTTTGATTCACTTGTAGGATTATCAAAAGTGGAATGTTCAAATAATATTTTTACAAATGTTCGTATTGACCATGATGTAAACTTCCATGACAATATCGCCAATATACTACAAATTGTAGGTAATAATAGTACTATCGACAATAATACAGTCTTCACAGATAAAGAATACGCAATCACTATAACAGGAGAAAACAATACAATATCAAATAATTCAATTGGAAGTTTAAATGGAAAAGGAGTTAATGCTATAAATAATTCCACAATTTATACAAATATAAATAATGATAAACCAGCAATCTTTGTTTTAACAAGCGAAAATAAAGATACATATCTTGATCAGGTTTTAAATCCTAGAGGTATGTTGATAGGATACTCTTTTAAAGATAATTTATTTAATGAGAATGATATGATAATATTTAATGTTACCCTTTCTGATATAAAAAATAATAAAATTTCAGATATAAATAATTATTATGATAATCTTACATTAACTTTATTAAATTCTTCTAATTTAGCATTTAATGTAACAAGTTTAAGAGTTATAAATTGTATATATGTAGGTAATACTAAGAATATTGAAACATACAATTCAATTGTTAATGGTGGAAATGTAACCTATTATGAAAATTCATATATTACTCATGAAAATATTGGTATTAAACCTAACCAACTTATATTAGCTGGTAAAAATATACAAACATTAATAAATGAACAGATTACTGAAGAAACAGAAGTAATAATGATTTCACATAATCAAATTCTCAATGTTACAATACCTGTAAACATCACTGGAATCTACAAAAGATTGGAATCTTTAGGTGTATCTACTTTTGCTAGAAATGTATCATTTAATGAAGGTTCAGAATATACAAATGTAACAAATTGTTCATTTGTAGACAATGGTAGAATTCATCCAAGTGTTAACATTAACACAAATGATATTACTTTTAAAGATTGTTTATTTAATGCAACAGTAAAAATTAATGCAAGTAATATTAACATCATAAACTGTACTTTTTACCAAGAATTAACAATAAACGATACAAGTTCAATCAACATCATAAACTGTACATTCAATACTCAAAACACACCAATAACTATTTACAACTCTGCGAGAATAACCATAGAAAACAACACTATCAACACAACATCCCCCAATACAATAATCTTCGATGAAGACTCTGACAAAACCACAAATAGTGTAAAAAACAATCAATTAATCACAACATCCTACTTAGGTAATGATAATGTCATTGCCCCAACAAAAGTTAAAGTTGAAGATAACATACCATTATATCCTATCGAAATACAGGTAGAATATCCTGAGAAAATGTTTAAAGATGAGCTTGTAACAATAAATGTTTCAGTTAATAACCTAATTAATGATACACCAGTAAATAGTGGTTTTATAGAAGCATATTTTGATGGAATATATTTAACAAATAATACATTAACAAGTGGAATGACATCATTTAGCTTCTCATATACAGAAAACAACGAAACAATTCCATTAAGAATATGGTATTATGATGCAAACAATAAATATGAAGAAAACAACACAAAATTAAACATTAATTTCGTAAAAACAAATGTAACAATAGAAGTAGAAGATTTCACCGCAAAACTGAATGAATATGCCACGATAACAGCAACATTCAAAGATGAAAGAAACAACCCCCTACAAGAGGGCAATGCAACATTCACAATATCCAACCTCAAATACAAAACAGAAATAATAAACGGAATAGCCACAATAACAGAAAAAGTAACAGAAGAATGGTTAGACAAAAACACCTTCACAATAACAGTAACCGAAACAGATTATAACCTACAAACACAAACAAAATTCCCACTCAACACACAAAAGGGTGATGTGATAATAAACAAAACAGCATTAACAAACAATGAAACAATAACACTAAACTTAAGCATTAAAAATGTTCTGGATGAAAACATAAATGAAGGAACAATAACAATTACAGACGAAAACAACAACCCACTAAACCAAACAAATGTAGAAAATGGAATCGTGTCAATCAAGTTCCAACTACCAGAAAATTCAAATAGAAACATAAACATCAACTATGATAATGCAGAATACTACTCAACCACTACAAAAGAATTATACATACCTCAACAAACACAACTAACAATAACAGCAACTGAAAAAGTGCTTGTAAACAAAACAACACCAATAACAATCACATTAACGGATGAAAACAACCAACCAATAGCAAACCAAGAAATAACTGTGACAATAAACGACGAAAACCAAACAGTCAACACCAATGAAAATGGCGAATATAACTATATTTTCTCATCAAACCAAACCGGTGATACAACAATCACGGCAAAATACGATGAAACAGAACAATACTTTGAATCAGAAGATAGTATAACAATAAAAGTCATAGAAATAAAACTAATAATAGATCCTATAAATTCACAAGCAGAAGAAACAATCAACATAACCGCAAGAATCCTAGCAAACGATGAAACATACACATCCATCAATTCAGGAAAAGTAACATTCAAAGTCAACGGTAAAACACTAAAAGACACAAACGGCAAAGTAATCTACGCTAAAGTAGTAGGCGGAGTAGCAACAATAGAAAACTACATAGTACCAGCCGACTGGACTAAAAATGGCACAACAATAGAAGCAATATACACAGGATCCACACAATACGACAAACTAACAAGCGAAAAAACAGAGATAACAGTTACACCAAAAGAACTAACACTCACCACAGAAAATGTAACCACAACCTCTGGTAACACAACCACACTCACAGCAACATTCAACGACAACACAATAAACACAGGTAAAGTAATATTCAAAGTAAACGGTAAAACACTTAAAGACACAAACGGTAAAG
- a CDS encoding right-handed parallel beta-helix repeat-containing protein, giving the protein MKNINKLFLLSIIFFLAVGAVSATEVDDTTVDVSDIESVDTPQIIETTNTVSNVDNTELNELNTEEETQSCTGRTYSNPISITPNNYQNDIGNIYDYDAVEFSGTFTSTLTGGSISITSPIVFTSISGATFEDTQFVINSDDVTIKNLIIENDNNAYGAAITATGYDNVEVINNTITVTKTTTQETFGIKISNSNNTTVCKNIVNVSAVPQSMGWDNSTGEWLGAVQVSGILYSNVNNSRINCNTVTVNDSSSFTPFAWSTADGITVKGGSENTTVKNNNVNVTGSEYNYGISLSEFVKNITVYNNTITMETINQLCGIQLSAGTDSTIKGNKIYGNCTTITNTTASYEAFSYGIVVSTATYGASSSESYNIYIEDNEITLNSTIAYGIELNNVEETYVTNNTVNVTGNVVMALGIYNSSDISITDNTFYSTGDTITLSDYIYDAIYPETTGIKINETSENILIYGNYIDVTENNNSIISYAVILDDCNNSDITYNTLYVNGDTTTPFYYDDFVLDNGTGNTIFNP; this is encoded by the coding sequence ATGAAAAATATCAATAAACTTTTCCTATTATCAATAATTTTCTTCCTAGCAGTAGGGGCAGTTTCAGCTACCGAAGTGGATGATACAACTGTTGATGTTTCAGATATAGAATCTGTTGATACACCTCAAATAATTGAAACTACAAATACTGTTTCAAACGTTGATAATACTGAATTAAATGAATTAAATACGGAAGAAGAAACACAAAGTTGTACAGGAAGAACATACAGCAATCCAATATCCATTACTCCAAACAATTACCAGAACGATATTGGTAATATTTATGATTATGACGCTGTAGAATTTTCTGGAACATTTACCAGTACATTAACAGGTGGTAGTATAAGTATAACATCACCTATAGTCTTTACATCAATCTCAGGAGCAACATTTGAAGATACTCAATTTGTCATAAACTCAGATGATGTAACTATAAAAAACTTAATAATTGAAAATGATAATAATGCATATGGTGCAGCAATAACTGCAACAGGTTATGATAATGTTGAAGTAATAAACAATACTATTACAGTAACAAAAACTACCACACAAGAAACATTTGGAATAAAAATATCAAATTCCAATAATACGACAGTATGTAAAAATATAGTAAATGTTTCAGCAGTACCACAATCCATGGGATGGGATAATTCAACAGGTGAATGGCTTGGAGCAGTACAAGTTAGTGGAATATTATACAGTAATGTTAACAATAGTAGAATAAACTGTAATACTGTAACGGTGAATGATTCATCGAGTTTCACTCCTTTTGCATGGTCAACAGCTGATGGAATAACTGTAAAAGGCGGTTCTGAAAATACAACTGTAAAAAATAACAATGTGAACGTTACGGGATCTGAATACAATTATGGTATATCATTAAGTGAATTTGTAAAAAATATAACTGTATATAATAACACTATCACTATGGAAACTATCAATCAACTATGTGGTATACAATTATCCGCAGGAACAGATTCAACAATTAAAGGAAATAAAATATATGGAAACTGTACAACGATAACTAATACAACAGCAAGTTATGAAGCCTTTTCCTATGGAATAGTAGTTTCAACTGCAACATATGGAGCAAGTAGTAGTGAATCTTATAATATATACATTGAAGATAATGAAATAACATTAAACTCAACTATTGCATATGGTATTGAATTAAATAATGTGGAAGAGACTTACGTAACCAATAACACTGTAAATGTAACAGGCAATGTAGTCATGGCTCTTGGAATATACAATTCATCTGACATTAGTATAACTGATAACACATTTTATTCAACTGGTGATACAATAACATTAAGTGATTATATATACGATGCAATATATCCTGAAACAACAGGAATAAAAATCAATGAAACATCAGAGAATATATTAATCTATGGAAATTATATCGATGTTACAGAAAACAATAATAGTATAATATCATATGCAGTAATATTAGATGATTGTAATAATTCTGATATTACTTACAATACTTTATATGTTAATGGAGATACAACTACACCATTCTACTATGATGATTTTGTATTAGATAATGGAACTGGAAATACTATATTTAATCCGTGA
- a CDS encoding Ig-like domain-containing protein: MNNNVKILFSVLALLMIVFAVSSVSAVEDNDCTIEKSSDNQNIEIEKSNQNMKTDKEVKTSSKTIVLNSTNFNNYVTDKQFNENVSDGDTIDIQGKLDGSKFSLDIAKPVNIISSNNAYINLHTGEYLNYGESERGILRILSTGAGTNITGIQLHNTRLSIENTRDVTINNISCIDENAAIGQNVGAVSIREGSENITITNSYFKTLDNGGHSNVVFAVAYNCLFENNTIEGYCNGHTIGIGNLLYLTTFNVDTTNIIPHNVNITIRNNIIKSYNVSTDLNICWALVLEGYGHVIENNIINHSNVAVTGQYSDPEYGSETELGEMRFTNNTIYGGTSGLAFPGIVANNTFYDTAGISKAECSNNRFTDVNIGSNIYFHDNTANHLKIIEDNNTVDNNTFFTDKEYAITILGENNTVSNNSIGSINGRGEAAINNTTNYININNDKPAIFVITGENKDAYVEPITNPRGIITGYSLKDNKFIDNDSLILNVTVADISPNRISDPYNYYGDITLNLLNSSGIVFNVTNTRVINSQVAAYVNIEAYNSFISGCGNVIYSENSYIYDKGICPNENQVLLYNKNIRTLANENIQENQELIIIKQYNTPLNITIPVNITGKYQETNISTFTNNVTFNEGSQNTNVTNCSFAPAKSIRTIKINTDELSFSNCLFLNSTVIINGNNINFTNCTFDKELTLNDTSSINIINCTFNTQNTPITVYNSARITIENNTINTTSPNTIIFDEDSDKNTNSVKNNTLITSSYLGNDNVVAQTKIKVQDNIPRYPTEIQVEYPQIMFKDETATINVSVYNTFNNTLVDSGFIEAYIDGMYLINNTLTNGITSFNLSYPINNKTLPLKIWYYDTNNKYEDNVQRVNITFTKTNVTIEVEDFTAKLNEYATITATFKDERNNPLQEGNATFTISNLKYKTEITNGIATITEKVTEEWLDKNTFTITVTETDYNLQTQTKFPLNTQKGDVIINKTALTNNETITLNLSIKNVLDENINEGTITITDENNNPLNQTNVENGIVSIKFQLPENSNRNININYDNAEYYSTTTKELYIPQQTQLTITATEKVLVNKTTPITITLTDENNQPIANQEITVTINDENQTVNTNENGEYNYIFSSNQTGDTTITAKYDETEQYFESEDSITIKVIEIKLIIDPINSQAEETINITARILANDETYTSINSGKVTFKVNGKTLKDTNGKVIYAKVVGGVATIENYIVPADWTKNGTTIEAIYTGSTQYDKLTSEKTEITVTPKELTLTTENVTTTSGNTTTLTATFNDNTINTGKVIFKVNGKTLKDTNGKVIYAKVVNGQVTVNYTIPESMKVGNYTITAVYTSPNSEKVTSEATMTVVKA, from the coding sequence ATGAACAATAATGTAAAAATATTGTTTTCTGTACTTGCACTATTAATGATAGTATTTGCTGTATCAAGTGTTAGTGCAGTTGAAGATAATGACTGCACTATAGAAAAAAGTAGTGATAATCAGAATATAGAAATTGAAAAAAGTAATCAGAATATGAAAACTGATAAAGAAGTTAAAACTTCTTCTAAAACAATAGTTCTTAACAGTACTAATTTCAATAATTACGTTACTGATAAGCAGTTTAATGAAAATGTATCCGATGGAGATACCATAGATATTCAAGGAAAATTAGATGGCTCTAAGTTTTCTTTAGACATTGCAAAACCAGTGAACATTATCTCTTCCAATAATGCATACATCAATCTTCATACAGGAGAATATCTTAATTATGGTGAAAGTGAAAGAGGTATACTTAGAATATTATCAACGGGTGCTGGTACAAACATCACAGGAATACAATTACACAACACACGATTATCCATAGAAAATACACGTGATGTTACAATCAACAACATTTCATGTATTGATGAAAATGCAGCCATAGGACAAAATGTAGGAGCAGTAAGCATACGTGAAGGATCAGAAAACATCACCATAACTAACAGTTACTTCAAAACTCTAGATAATGGCGGACACAGCAATGTAGTATTTGCAGTAGCATACAACTGTCTATTTGAAAACAATACTATTGAAGGTTATTGTAATGGGCATACAATTGGTATTGGAAACTTATTATATTTAACAACATTTAATGTAGATACAACAAATATTATACCACACAATGTGAATATAACAATCAGAAACAATATTATCAAGTCATATAATGTGTCAACAGATTTAAATATTTGTTGGGCGTTAGTACTTGAAGGATATGGACACGTTATAGAAAATAATATAATTAATCATTCCAATGTGGCAGTTACAGGTCAATATAGTGACCCAGAATATGGATCAGAAACAGAACTGGGTGAAATGAGATTTACCAACAATACAATCTATGGTGGAACATCTGGTCTAGCTTTCCCAGGAATTGTTGCAAACAATACATTTTATGATACAGCAGGAATATCCAAAGCTGAATGTTCAAATAATAGATTCACCGATGTTAATATAGGTAGCAATATATATTTCCATGATAATACTGCAAACCATCTTAAAATAATCGAAGATAACAATACCGTTGACAATAATACATTCTTCACAGACAAGGAATATGCAATCACAATACTAGGAGAAAACAATACGGTATCAAATAATTCAATTGGAAGTATTAATGGAAGAGGAGAAGCCGCAATAAACAATACAACCAATTATATAAATATCAACAATGATAAACCAGCAATATTCGTTATTACGGGTGAAAATAAAGACGCATATGTTGAACCTATCACAAACCCTAGGGGAATAATTACAGGTTATTCATTAAAAGATAATAAATTTATCGATAACGACTCATTAATATTAAATGTTACTGTTGCTGATATATCTCCAAATCGAATTTCAGACCCTTACAATTATTATGGAGATATTACATTAAATCTATTAAATTCAAGCGGTATCGTATTTAATGTGACAAATACAAGGGTAATCAATTCACAAGTAGCTGCATATGTAAATATTGAAGCATACAATTCTTTTATTAGTGGTTGTGGGAATGTAATTTATAGTGAAAATTCATATATATATGATAAAGGGATATGTCCTAATGAAAATCAAGTTTTATTATATAATAAAAACATAAGAACGCTTGCTAATGAAAATATTCAAGAAAATCAGGAATTAATAATAATCAAACAGTATAATACTCCTCTCAATATAACAATACCAGTAAACATCACAGGAAAATATCAAGAAACAAACATCAGTACTTTTACTAATAATGTGACTTTTAATGAAGGCTCTCAAAATACCAATGTTACAAATTGTTCTTTCGCACCTGCAAAAAGTATCAGAACAATTAAAATAAATACAGATGAGCTTTCATTTAGCAATTGTTTATTTTTAAATTCAACAGTAATAATTAACGGAAATAATATTAACTTCACAAACTGTACATTTGACAAAGAATTAACATTAAACGACACTAGTTCAATCAACATCATAAACTGTACATTCAATACTCAAAACACACCAATTACCGTTTACAACTCAGCAAGAATAACCATAGAAAACAACACTATCAACACAACATCCCCCAATACAATAATCTTCGATGAAGACTCCGATAAAAACACAAATAGTGTAAAAAACAATACACTTATAACCTCATCATATTTAGGTAATGATAATGTTGTTGCACAGACTAAAATAAAAGTTCAGGACAACATACCACGATACCCTACCGAAATACAAGTAGAATATCCTCAAATAATGTTCAAGGATGAAACAGCAACAATAAATGTGTCAGTATACAATACATTCAACAACACACTTGTCGATAGTGGTTTCATAGAAGCATACATTGACGGAATGTACTTAATAAACAACACACTAACAAACGGAATAACCTCATTTAACCTTTCATATCCAATAAACAACAAAACACTACCATTAAAAATATGGTACTATGACACCAACAACAAATACGAAGACAATGTACAACGAGTTAACATAACATTTACCAAAACAAATGTAACAATAGAAGTAGAAGATTTCACCGCAAAACTGAATGAATATGCCACGATAACAGCAACATTCAAAGATGAAAGAAACAACCCCCTACAAGAGGGCAATGCAACATTCACAATATCCAACCTCAAATACAAAACAGAAATAACAAATGGAATAGCCACAATAACAGAAAAAGTAACAGAAGAATGGTTAGACAAAAACACCTTCACAATAACAGTAACCGAAACAGATTATAACCTACAAACACAAACAAAATTCCCACTCAACACACAAAAGGGTGATGTGATAATAAACAAAACAGCATTAACAAACAATGAAACAATAACACTAAACTTAAGCATTAAAAATGTTCTGGATGAAAACATAAATGAAGGAACAATAACAATTACAGACGAAAACAACAACCCACTAAACCAAACAAATGTAGAAAATGGAATCGTGTCAATCAAGTTCCAACTACCAGAAAATTCAAATAGAAACATAAACATCAACTATGATAATGCAGAATACTACTCAACCACTACAAAAGAATTATACATACCTCAACAAACACAACTAACAATAACAGCAACTGAAAAAGTGCTTGTAAACAAAACAACACCAATAACAATCACATTAACGGATGAAAACAACCAACCAATAGCAAACCAAGAAATAACTGTGACAATAAACGACGAAAACCAAACAGTCAACACCAATGAAAATGGCGAATATAACTATATTTTCTCATCAAACCAAACCGGTGATACAACAATCACGGCAAAATACGATGAAACAGAACAATACTTTGAATCAGAAGATAGTATAACAATAAAAGTCATAGAAATAAAACTAATAATAGATCCTATAAATTCACAAGCAGAAGAAACAATCAACATAACCGCAAGAATCCTAGCAAACGATGAAACATACACATCCATCAATTCAGGAAAAGTAACATTCAAAGTCAACGGTAAAACACTAAAAGACACAAACGGCAAAGTAATCTACGCTAAAGTAGTAGGCGGAGTAGCAACAATAGAAAACTACATAGTACCAGCCGACTGGACTAAAAATGGCACAACAATAGAAGCAATATACACAGGATCCACACAATACGACAAACTAACAAGCGAAAAAACAGAGATAACAGTTACACCAAAAGAACTAACACTCACCACAGAAAATGTAACCACAACCTCTGGTAACACAACCACACTCACAGCAACATTCAACGACAACACAATAAACACAGGTAAAGTAATATTCAAAGTAAACGGTAAAACACTTAAAGACACAAACGGTAAAGTCATATATGCCAAAGTAGTTAACGGTCAGGTAACTGTAAATTACACCATACCTGAAAGCATGAAGGTAGGTAACTACACAATAACTGCAGTTTACACTTCACCTAACAGTGAAAAAGTAACTTCAGAGGCAACAATGACCGTTGTAAAAGCTTAA